ACTTCTGTATATGAGAATGAATATTTATGAGCTATAGTCTGCGTGtgctaactcacccacaccccATTAATTCTCTCTTGTTGGTTTATATCTTCCCTGAATCATACATGTATTCATAGATTTTTCtgataattcttttttttttgaagaacaatgatcatctttttttttctactgtttGTCAAGAGTTAAATCTGCTGTCATTAATTTTTATCATAATCCCCATCTTTGTTGCTAGTCTCGTTCCACGACAACAGTGAGTTGTTTTGTAATTCCAAAGGATGGCGCACTCTCTCTGAAGGAAGCCTGGACTCGATCCATTGTGTTTAGAATTGACTCTAAAATTCTCCACGGGACGAGAAACATACTGATgaaaataaagatatttttgAGCTCTTTAGCACTCTTTGTAAGGTGTGTGAAATGTGTATTTTCCTCATTCCAGAATTGTTGCTGTAAGACTGAACCTTTCTTGTTCAAGTGCAAAAAATCagaatttcactcactcatccactcatttatttatttcaccaaCTACATAAAATCAGACTAAGGGCGGAACTAAAACATAAATGCACCAAGTTGGAAGTGTATTAAATTGGTACCATTTTGAAATAAGACTACACTCATAAATGTTATGTTGTAAGTAAATCAAAAACAATGTTAAGGCATAAACACagagggcaacagtgacctgtggtTTGCCAAACACTGAAACTTCATTCATCTACAATGttagactttatttattttttttccctcatctCCATCAGTTAACGCTAAGCCTGTTAGCTTcggcacatttttttaaatactcctAACCATTTAACCACATCGTGATTGCCTTGGTGGTTGCCTAACAAACAGATTGCCTTTTTTCTGTATTAAAGATAACGTGCATCTTAACATGAAGtcactaaattcacattctcacatCTCAGTGTTTTCTTTGACATTTTAGTACGTTATCTGATATTTTCACTATTTAGAAACatcaggtcactgttgccctttccaACCTTAttaataatcctttaataaGCTGATTTTTAAGTGTTGCCTTATTGTAAAGTGGTgccattaaattatattttattacagatTTAATATTTAGTACCATAATTATACAAATATACTCAAACTGATGAAAAGAGGCATTTTGTGTAAAGTTTCACTGTGCTAAAAAACTACAGACAATGCGTTTGAAGAGCAGACGCCTCACTCGTACTTTGTCCTTTTAAAATGTAGCATCTTTAGAGAGCAATGAATATCTGCTATCATCCTGGTTCCAGAGCCAGAGATGCTACTGTTTCTGGAAGTGTGGAATTATTAAATAATGAGTGTACAGTAAGTACAATAAGTACAGTGATTTACTCCTTACTGTACTTGCTGTGTCTGTGTTAAAAAAGTATTTGAGATGTGAGGACCACGCCTGATGTAAGTAGGGCATGGAAAAGGACCTCAGAAGGACTTGGGCTGGAGTTTTGGGCAGCTTCTGCTAGTGAGGAGTGAAACCGGACCCCCCTTTGCCAGGCAAAGTCGTTGGTAAAAGAAGAGTAGGGGTGGAGGTGAGGAGAAAGGAGTTGTTGTATGTGGAGCATAATGGTGAAGAGGAGAAGTCTGGGCATGGTCCTTCTCCCAAACTTAAGTTATTTCATAACTCCATTTATGTGTAAAGTTTTGAAGTCCCCTTGAACAAGCAACCTAGCTCTCACCTGCTCTGCACTTCAAGTGTGTGTgctttcactgccacagatccAAATTTTATTATACCACTGTGCAATGATGATTTCATTTAGACTGTTCCTCCTAAAGGTGATTGTAGAGGATGTGAAGTATGCAGTTTATAACAATATTGTAAACAAAACTCGAGGGACGCATGTTTGTTTATTGAAACTAATGTAACGACTCGTTTTTCATCACACCGCAAAAATGTATGCAGCATAATTTTGAAACAAACACCAGCATCCTTCGCATAACATAGTAAACAGGGCACTACTAAACAACATGGGTTTAAATGTGGAAATGCGAAATCTGAAAACAATCCCCATGCTCGAGTGCAAGAAGGAACAGGAATAGTTAGTTCTATGCTAAAACACCCATCTGAACCTTACATAGATGTTTTGGGAATTTTCTGAAGGGCGTTCCAACAGGAACAATAAGAACTGAGGAGACTTTAAGAGGACTTGGGAAAACTGTGCCTGGCAATCATGCCTTTTCATTTTCCAGTGGTCTTCAGTTGCATTCCTGCCGTGTTCACCTCAAAGTGCCCTCCTGTGGACAAGGAGGGAAATCATGAATAACGctgaaaaataatattattaataataatccatGTCCCATAATACTATTCATTTTAATGTAACATTGCTGTGACGTTTTGATGGCATTTGGTCACATAAGCATCAGTGGGTTATTGGATATCACAAATGCTGCAGGTGAGATAATGCTGAACATAAAGGAGTGGTTTCCCACACAAGTATTAAGCCTCGTCCTGGACTACGTTCtccttttaaaagaaaaatcacaattcaaaatgctttttagtccaggactaagactaggtttaatccctgtctgggaaaccacacCTAAGTAACTTGTTGTTTACCAGAGCATTCTTTGCTCGTTGCACTGCGACTTCAAGCTTGGCCCGATCAGACAGAATCTGttgcagagtcccagagtccatTTCTAACAGcattcctacacacacacacacacacacacaaacacaccattcatTATACTCACATATTAAAACACAAACTACATGCAACTAAACTGTACTATGAGTTCTACACACACATGTATTAGTTGAAACAATACATAAAGTTCTCAAGCTGGAAATCAACATCAGTGTCTTAATTGTGCACTACACACTTATACTATACAGCATTTTCTATGCACTAACCTTAAAAGTGTGAGTTCTGCTGGATAGTACACAAAATATGAACATACTACACCGTTTCTTACTAACAGGATgtgatgaactgttgctattacaacacacaccataccAAGCTGCAGCCACAGTGCTGTCTGCCATTTTTCACAAGCTGAAATTCTAATAGCTCCCTCCACACTGTGTACTGCACAGTGGacgtcataaaataatggtttctgcacTAAAACAGTGCATTGTGTGTCAGaatataaaaccatttaatattcctctctaacatttagtgcacaatctgtagtagtattagttttattatctctAGTGTGTACTGAGTTGGTCACTATTTGGGACAGAGCCAATATTTTCCAGCTGTAAGAAGCTCCTTCGTTTCTGTTTCCcattgtattctaatcaaatatAGTCAAAAATTGACTGGTTCTAAGTATGCCTTGTGGATTTATTAGTATACTCTGCTTTGATGGTTGTGAGTACACTACATACTACATGCTCAAACACAAGTTAGTATTAAGTGTGCAATTAGGACACAGCTAATGTGTTTTCTACTACTTTCTTTTTATACTACTTTCTgcgcatcacacactcacccattcactcacatttgtggacagtttGCTCACACGTGAAGTGTATGTAGGACAGTCTCACCTGTGATGTCAGCACAGTGGACGGGCTCCATGTTCTGTACGAGTCCGAAAAGCGTCTCTCCAGTCGCTTCTGCTTCGTCTTCGTCTTTGTCTGAgctgtcactcacatctgtgtccTCCTTACACGGCCCACTACTAGACATCACAACATCACACAGATGGTTTGATCAGTTGGCGATATGACATTATTAATCCCGCTTCTATACAcattgtccatttcatcagctccactgaccatacaggtccactttgtagttctacaaagtttacagactgtagtgcatctgttgctctgtatactttgttagccccatttTTCCCTGTTTTTCAAGGCTCAGGACCCCCAGAAAAACCACTGCAGAGCAGGTATTataatcattctcagtgctgcagtgacaatgacgtggtggtgtgttagtgtgtgttgtgctagtatgagtggatcagacacagcagaactgctggagtttttagacagtgtccactcactgttcaatCTATTAGAGAGACTTGCCATgtttgtccaccttgtagatgtaaattcagagagagtagctcgtctgttggtcatcctctagtctttAATCAGTGGACACAATGCTactcacaggacactgttggctggatgttcttggttggtggactattctcagtctagcagcgacactgagggctttaaaaactccagctgcactgctgtgtctgatccattcaaaCTAGcgcaacacacaataacacatcaCAACCACGTCGGAATGAgattgatccaccacccaaatcatacctcaactctggtggtcctgtggtggtcctgaccaccgaacaacagggtgaaaagtagctaaaaaaaaaaaaagagtgaacCTGATGAAGTGGACAGTAAGTGCGGTTCATATGTCTGCTCTTTCCCTGTCAGATTTTTTTCACTCACTCTTGTAAAGTTTTTAGGGCTGTTTTCACTTTCTCTTCCAGCAGGACAGGGTCTGACATCAGCTGAAGGACCGCCTCCTTTTTCTGCTCCAATAGCATTCCTGCACAGTTTTCACAACTAAGTTACAGACACAGAATTGATGCTGGTGAAGTACAGGTCTAATCAGGCTGTTTCTTATTAATGACCGGTGTGTGGACAGAAGCTCTGAGTTTGATTGGATGTATGGATGGATGAACGAAACAGATGACAGACTGACCTGTTATTTTCTGAGTATGTCCAGTCTGGTAGAGATCGATGAGGTCATACAACTGTTCCCCCAGAGAGTCGGAGGACACAGAGTCTGTGTCTTGGATGTCAGCTTTGGACTGTTGTTTGCTgaggaaccaaaaaaaaaaaaaacaaccaccaTGCTTTAACATTACTGTGCCCAGTGCTATGTGTCCACTAAATCCAAACCTTGGACCCTGGATACAAGTTCCAGGCCTGGCTGTCTGGCATGACACTAATACAGCTGCAATTATAAAATCCCTGCCTGGAACATGTATCAGAGATCccgatttgaagacctctgcacTAGATACTAGAACACTGCTAACAGGAATTTATGGTAGTCAGCCACGAGTGTAAGTACTGATTTAAATTATCGAATCTGGATCATAAATACCACTTCAGGAATGTTTTCTTGCCCTATGGAACTGAGTGACAGGATGTAGTGGTTAAAGTCTTCCCCTATAAAATGGGACACCCCTTCAAAAGCCTGAtatgtcatcagaacacaaaaaagaGCAGTGCTTCAACGGCGCTTGTCGGTCTCCAGTGTTATCAGAGAAGTGCTTCTGGACTTTAATGTAGGTACGTTTAGGGCATCATGCCTTCAAAGGCGGTCCACAATTATATACTACCACCCACACCTAActttctgtgatatgaagctgaattcagctgctttccgttccaccttaaatgccacAACAGACAACAATGCTAGAATGTACAGACACTAGAATATAATTGCTTtagcatttaatgtggaacaggaaattcatgaacagagagagatactACAAAAAAATTTCTCCCCCTAGGCCCTTATCCCTCTTTCCCAAAAAGAATTGAGACACCCCTACCACTACACAAAACAGAGGGGTGAAAGGCGATTCTGTCAAAAGTAGGATTGACCAATAATTCAATTTAAATATACATCAcagtataaaatgtttcaataacaatgatatgattttataagacattttcattcattcattcattcattcattgtctgtaagcacttatccagttcagggtcgcggtgggtccagagcctacctggaatcagggCACAACATGGGAAAACGTTTTAACTctgacacctacggacacttttgagtagccaatctacttaccaacgtgggtttttggactgtgggaggtaacccaCATGgatacagggaaaacacaccaaactccttacagacagttacTCATAGCGtggctcaaacacacaaccccaggaacctggagatgtgtgagagtgacactacctgttgcaccaccatgctgcccaacacattttcaatatatcaatatttcaatattcattatttacagaatctgccatcagttcattgcacttTCTTGGGAGTTCTGTAGCTTTTATATTGTCCATATCAATACTGAAATTATATTGTATTGaccaaaattttaaaaatatacagtaatcAAAATGTTGGCCATATCGTTTAGCCCTATCCCAATAGAACTGAATGGAgatccatcgctccagagaactcAGTATCCCTGCTCCTCAGCCCACTGCTGGGTGTCCCCTTTTGCTCATGGTAAGTACTGAGCATGGTAAGTATGTGCAGCTACTTCAGAGGGTAGATACAATCAAAGGGGTATCTGAATACATCTGAATTACATGAATGTAATTACATGTGTCTCTATGTGATTTGAggccctgtgtatgtgtgtgtgtgtgagagagagagagagagagagagagagagagagagagagagagagagagagagaaagagaaagagaaagagatagatagatagatacatacatacatacatacatacatacatacctaTTGTCAGGTGTCAAGGCTGCCAGTGCTCTGTCCAGTGCTTTGGTGAGGAGCGAATCATCCTGAAGcatctgaccaatcacagttccCGGAAGCTCCAGCAGCATTCCTGCCACCAATCACAACAGAGAACATTCAGCCAATCCAAAGTCTCAATACGGAACTTTAGTGCGCACTGTCACTAGCAGGCACGTGCATAGACATTTTTGGGGGCAGGTGctcaagccaaaaaaaaaaaaacatcacagaaggatatttaatgtatatgtttatttttgttaacaCAAAGTTATGCATCTCTTCGTACGCAAAGCAAGCGTTTTCAGCAGATGTGACGCCTATTTTCCAAATGAAACGCCAGACCAGTAGCCACGTAATGTTTTCAGCGGCGCTATAATGTTAATTGTTGTAGTTAATTTTGCACTGAGCAACGTCAGGGATTGCACAAACACTATCATTACCTGTCTGTCTGATGCTGTTGGTCAGAAGTGTGTGTAGGAGCGGTTTGGCCTGGCGTTCAGCACTGAATGAGTGTTAACCGCAGAACAGACCGGGGCATAATTCTTCAGATAACTCAGATAAATGCTCGACAGGTATCAAAACACTTTTGTGGGGAATCGATGACAGATAGGGtgttttttcatgtttaaatactgatgaatgaagaaaaaaatattctcaTCCTGGGCAAAAGGGCAGGTGCTGGAGCACCACTAGGGGTCTATCTGTGCACGTGCCTGCCAACTAGCAACTACCCTAACAACCAACTGGAATACCACAGCAACCATCTAGCATCACCTTATTTATTTGCAACATCTGCAACATAACATTTGCAACACAtgagcaaccacctgaaatatcTTATAAATCGCCCTAAAACCACCTGGAACACCTTAGCACACGCCGGAAATATCTTAACAACTTCCCTAACAACCACCTTGAAAACCACATAACTGCCCCAGCCTCCACCTGGAATATCTTAGCAGCACCATGGCACCTATTTTGCAACACTAGAAACTACCTGGGGTACCTTAGCATACATCTGTAATACCTTAGAGACTGCCCTAACAACAACAAGGGATACTACAGTAAACGCCCTAGCAACCACTTTGGATGCATAGCAACCATCTAGCAAAAAGCTTCTCCCTAGTAACCGTGTGGTGGTTCGGTGTTATTTTCAGGTAGCACGCTTCTCTATGTTATTTTCGTAAAAATATCGTGGAAACTTTGTTTAAACTCGAAAATTAATACAAATGCCATTTTTATAAATGGTGTTAACTTTGATAACAAAGGCAAGTGATGTGTTAGCTTCACTGGGATGTTCACCTGTGAGTTTTGGAGCCATATCCGCGTGTTTAGGATAAATCAGATCATAAAGCTTCTCCCCAAGAGACTCCAGGTCCTCTTCACTCTCCATCACTCGGGTGTGTTCACGGCCAGCACGGAGTGAATCTGTTCATCGTGCAGAAACTGTGTGCAATGGTCAGACAGACGGTCAGCTGCCCCCCGTTTTACCGCTGACCTGCTTTAATTTCCATGGAGCTTCACCCTGTGTTTCAGCTTAAATTTAGCGGTTGCCTTCACATTGGCAGCAGTGCTTTAACTTTCAGCTCCTCAGAAGGTAAACATGCACGTTCATTGGGCTGGAACTCGATGAACAAACAATGAACAGGTCTTCAGCTTCAATCACTTTAGTTTAAGACATGTccgtatttattttttttagctacAACTTTATAGAAACAGAatagaaacacacaaatgcacagttGATAATCTCAGCATAAAATGGTGCATAAATAGTGCAGCCCGCTAAAACATGTCCACAAAACTGAAGCTAAACTCCCCGTAAAACCAAAActatttcaaatgtgtttatttaaaagtacGACtagaaatatttcatatatcTGATTAAATAACAGTTATAACTCATTTGTAAGCAGAGACAGAGGTAACGGCCCCAATCGCTCACAGCGCTGTTTGTCGTGGTGAAATCAAAGATAACTTTAAAAGATAGTCTACTTATCCAGTTTCTATCGTTAAACTATGTAAATACAACCCTAGAGGGCGCCAAAAAGGTAGACCTCAATGTGGGTCAATGGAGCTAAATAGCTAACACATGAAACATACTTCTAATCATACATACAAAAGCTTTACATATATTCTGGGATGTGGAAAGATGACTAATATTAATGAAAGCAATATAAACCTTCTAGTAACTATTAGTTTTAGCATTATATTGACATTAGTATTATTAAATATGCATATTctctgtggcgcagcaggtagtgttgcagttacacagctccagggacttggaggttgtgggttcaagtgctGCTCtgagtgacagtctgtgaggagttttgtgtgttctccctgtgtccacatgggtttcttctgggtgcttccatttcctcccacagtccaaaaacagaaaagtgtacgtaggtgtgagtgtgtgaatgtatgtgtgtgtcaccctgtgaaggactggcatgtaggcatgtgaaggactggtgtgttctccaagtgtctgtatgggtttcctccgggtgcttcctGTTTCCTCAcgcagtacaaaaacacatgttgctagTTTGACTGGCCAGTCTAcattgtccataggtttgagtgaatgtgtaagatCATGATGCCCTGTATTAGACTGGTGGGTCCaaggtgtgtccctgccttgcacccaatgtttTCAGGTTGGATCCCAACTTACCATGACTGaacagaactggataagcaatgAATATGAGATTCTGTAACTGAAAATCAGAAAACACTGAGAAGTTCTCAGTGTGAATGTTGCATTCTGAAGAAGGAACAACACTgggcatcacacagtcacacctgtggatacactcactcattcacatgcaTGCGTGGACAATGGAACACCCACTCAGtccctcaaacactcacacctgtgagcacTTTTGAAAATCAGTCCACCTAATGTATGCATGTTCGGACTTTGGGAGCAAACtggagtacccagaggaaacacacaaagacagaacacaccatatACGTCACAGTAAATGACCCGTCTAGGaaagtacccccgcatagaccctGAGCCCCTGTAGCTCACACCACCTACAGCACATATTTGACTCACcaatcatatttaaatatatacagcTATGTTTTTATACAGAACTGTAGTTTCAGCAGgtaaaataactcatgaaaatgattaatctaaaaaagaaaaaaaaaactgtctaaAGGAAAGCCTGTTGATATTACAGCCTCTCTCCGGAGCGCCCTCTAGCGCCCGAGAAACTCACAACGCGTTCCCGAGTATCAGCAGACTGGTGAATATCCTGCTTTCTATAAATTCTGTGGTGAAAGCGCGGCGCTCAAATATGACGTGTATCTTAAGTGACAGTGTCTCAAATGGAGCTCTACTGCCTTAATAGTACACTTCATGAGCTCTGCACTCTGGTGGGATATTTGTTGCACTGTTTGATTGTAAAAGCcatatatgttttttgttttaaattcttCTGTAAAGAGTTATTTACGGAGCCCTGCTGGAGACATtctcttcaaaataaaaatatagacaTGGGCATGACTCAATTATGCGTGGGAACATAAACACCCCCTGCTACATATTTCTGCTGCTTGATAAGAaagaacatttcacacacatgGAGACAAGGTTATTGCTAGTGAATTACACGTGTAGGCTCTGCATGCACAAGGGACCACAATCACGGTCACTTCTTTTCAGTTGATTTTAGCCTAGATGATAGTATCCTCCAGCATCACTTGTCCCCTGGCCAACAACACTTCAGAAAAGCAGTGTCTTACATTCCCTAATGTCCTCTGTTCAATTTCAGAAAAGCAATTCCAGCATGTTCATGCTGCGCTGTAACCAATAGGAcagcattaaaggaacactagatagaatttttacattaaaattgcaactttaaaattattgtgctgcttcactgacctgtaaaagggaaaatagagcttctgtcattgctactccaacCTCAAAACTGCAgatactgcactatgtaacttttgaaggatgGTAGGAAACCTACACCACCCCTTGATTTCTGaccagtgctgtaaatgttaatTGAACTCTGCAgcagtagggggagcccaggattAAAATACCAACTCTTACCTAGTGGTCCTTGAAAGTTTGCACTTACAATTCAGAGACAAAAGCTTctagctttgttttatttatattttcattttctgtgCAGATGCCCCTTAACATACATCACCCATAATTCCAGAGTAATTAATTCTATCTTGAATTCTTCAAGTCCTTTGTTAAATCTGCCTTTTTGCATCACAGTTAAcaccagagaaaaaaaaaagatctgaatTTCAATTCTGTTATTGGTTGTCCTTGTGCATCTTAATATGCAATGTCACAACTTTCTGTTAATTTTTTAGTAGTTTACTATGGTTATTTTGAGCCCCGTGTTCCATATGTGTGCGAAATTTATGTTTTTACAATTTAATTCAAAGGGGTTAAAGTCTTCATGGAGTGCACTGATGTAGGAGGCACGGCGCCATTTGGGGCCGAGCCGACCGCTGAACACTCCGAGCAGATTACTGCCTATTGCAGTATCCTTCCGCACCGTAGTCGTACACATATAGATCCAATATTAAATATAGTTTTATTCGCATTTTACTATGTTTTCAACTATCATCGTGAGAAATAACCAGTAAATATACACGCTTGTATTTTCAAGAGTCTCAATCACAAGCGACATGAACCCGTTTGGTGTTTTAGTTTAGGCGTACTGATCTATAAAGTTTCCCCTGACGCGCTactccctcctttctctctctcttcctccgcTGAGAAGGTAACGTGGTCGGCACGGTGTTGGGTTAAAAATGCGACTGAAAACACAATTTAACGTGTGTTTTGTCGAtagtttttttgttaaatgtgccCATTAAGGGTAGTGCTTGGCCACAGCGTGGAAAGCGAGGTTGTAATTGCAATTCGTATCGCGTTTAACACCGAAATGATTCCGTGGTGTGTGAGGCCTACGGGGCTCTATCTGTTTACTCTTGCACTCAGATGAAGTGACTGTGTGTCCgttattaaagaaataaacacgtCTATATTTATTGTTTGATAGACTAAAGCTAAGAGGTTTTTTTTAGTCTTAACATGCGCTTTCTATGTTTGTCTCTGGTCTTGCCCTAACGTGTCCAGAATGATCAGGCCACCATTGGTTCACTTTCTCATTGACGGGTCCCGCCACGTTAAAACGGGTCCTTTGCAGCAAAAGGCTCGTGTAGTCACGATTTCATGGAGACTTAACTGATTATATTGATTAAAGAATTAACTGACGTCACGAAAACAATCACATGTGCTCGTGTGTACCTGTAAAACATGACGAGTGTGTGCTTTACAGAACATTtagttttggttcagagtggtTCAACATTACATACAGAAGTCTAGGACCTGACATCTTTGATTTTGCATGAAACAATATGCTGGTGTGTTTTTTGATCAGTGCTTATGCTAGAGCTCTGTTAAAACAACTGACATTGTAGTATTTTTGCTTAGAGGGATTTTCAGACTTGGTACATGACTGTTTTGTAAGAGGGGGTGGCACAGAGGTGCATAGAATATTGAGTATTAAAACAATTACTTTACTCTCTCAAGACTGAGTGTCTACTGTCCTTTTCCGAGCTGTAACACTGGACAAGGTTTCAGCTCAGCACTCGGACAGAATCACAGCCTGTGGGTCACTCACTAGCATCAGTCTCTGACCAAGACCTTAAGTGGGAGCAAATGATGGTTGAGCAGATGGATTACATATAGACATGAAGAAAATGAATATGTGAGGCGTTAATTACATGAACATATTAACCGGTTTTCCATGTCTTCCAGGAACGCCATCATGTCGTCTCACCTGCAGTGGATGGTCATCAGGAACAACTCCAGTTTCCTCATTAAGAGGAATGGACAGACCTACAGCACTGTAAGTAGCCGGATCCTTCTGAATTAACTCCAGCTTTTGATTTGTTTGTATGTGATTCAGTGTTGGTCTGATGAAGAATAGTGCTGACCTGTGCTTTTCATGCTTGGCTCTGATGTCATACCCTAACATAACTAAATTTATCTAGATATATTCTCCCCACTTTGCTTGAACGCTTGAAACAGTGTAGAGCAGCTGGTCCTGAGAACTGGGGTTGGACTTGTTTGAGATTGTTTCCTTGCCTTGTAAAGCTGAGATTTCTAGATCACCAAACCTGTGCAATACACTAAACCCATGAGATAATagcattaataataacaacagtaaTGCATTTTCATTTAGTTTGGTGCCTCAAGATGCTATAAGGGCAAATTCAATACGAGAAAAGCATGATTGTAAAGAGGTTAGGGGGGTGGGGTGAATAGGCCTTCAACCTTCAAGGAAAGGCATTTCTAAAATTGATATTTCATAGCTACTTTTCGTGGCTCTCCCCATGATTCTCTCGATTCTTGGATACCATTGTGAAGCCCTAGCATGTACCGAGAGGATTAATGGTCTGCTGTTACAAACATGAACACCTCAATCATGACTGTCCTGCTATGACTGGCCACTATTCATGACcgaaaacatttaaatagagCTTTTGAAAgtgaatatttgtttttggtttgtttttctgttttaggAGCCAAACAACCTGAAAGCCAGGAACGCTTTCCGTTTCAACGGCCTCGTTCACCGCAAGACAGTTGGTGTGGAGCAGGCTGCCGATGGCAAGGGTGTAGTCGTCATCCTGAAGAAACGTGCAGGTGAACATAAGTCGTCTTGTCTTTATTTGTAGTGTTTCAGGGTCTGGTCTGTAATGTGTTCTAGATCCAAGCTTGTTTGAGATTAATTTCTGGTCTTGGGTATGTTTAGATATGTTGTTAAATTATTCAGATCAGTGCCACAATCGTATTCCCTTAAGAGAATTTGTTTTATGACCAACAAGGCGTAATTCTTGTGC
This genomic interval from Hoplias malabaricus isolate fHopMal1 chromosome 15, fHopMal1.hap1, whole genome shotgun sequence contains the following:
- the LOC136668828 gene encoding uncharacterized protein isoform X1 translates to MESEEDLESLGEKLYDLIYPKHADMAPKLTGMLLELPGTVIGQMLQDDSLLTKALDRALAALTPDNSKQQSKADIQDTDSVSSDSLGEQLYDLIDLYQTGHTQKITGMLLEQKKEAVLQLMSDPVLLEEKVKTALKTLQDSGPCKEDTDVSDSSDKDEDEAEATGETLFGLVQNMEPVHCADITGMLLEMDSGTLQQILSDRAKLEVAVQRAKNALEGTLR
- the LOC136668828 gene encoding uncharacterized protein isoform X2 yields the protein MESEEDLESLGEKLYDLIYPKHADMAPKLTGMLLELPGTVIGQMLQDDSLLTKALDRALAALTPDNSKQQSKADIQDTDSVSSDSLGEQLYDLIDLYQTGHTQKITGMLLEQKKEAVLQLMSDPVLLEEKVKTALKTLQDGPCKEDTDVSDSSDKDEDEAEATGETLFGLVQNMEPVHCADITGMLLEMDSGTLQQILSDRAKLEVAVQRAKNALEGTLR
- the LOC136668828 gene encoding uncharacterized protein isoform X3, which translates into the protein MLLELPGTVIGQMLQDDSLLTKALDRALAALTPDNSKQQSKADIQDTDSVSSDSLGEQLYDLIDLYQTGHTQKITGMLLEQKKEAVLQLMSDPVLLEEKVKTALKTLQDSGPCKEDTDVSDSSDKDEDEAEATGETLFGLVQNMEPVHCADITGMLLEMDSGTLQQILSDRAKLEVAVQRAKNALEGTLR